One segment of Haloplanus natans DSM 17983 DNA contains the following:
- a CDS encoding hydrogenase iron-sulfur subunit, translating to MNVGAFVCSCADTCDIDLEGVRDGVGDVEVVASSSHLCDDGLPAMAHLIEEYDLDQLLVTTPEKRCQDAVRETAVEAGLHPEATAFVDHREGAAWVHDSDAATEKTARLLNARREGLDYEPISRTVSREAGDAVAVVGDAETAAALADTADVTLVANGADFDDADADFDRVSLARGRVVDVVGEYGDFELELSARVTEDCISCMDCVREGPDGMVTRRPVDIDPDAPDGEWADCCPVDAIDLDGVTRTIEADQVIFPGATGTARGGQIGLYTGPVDGATIAAVEDLLGGVRKPQHLDLDMDVCASGESSQMGCNACVDACPHDAVDRPYVDEVSFDPVACQDCGACTSSCPTGAVQLRDASNERIAREVETLLDPGTDDGGGLLGGLRDDAAIETPVVAFVCSERADDALRRYGRLAREDDDVRYPPILPVNVNCTDTVGEAHIMHALAAGADGVAIVGCGGDCLHSGPDPKAELVRRLDRANGDLGLGQRVTFLAPDPAEPRAFVEDLSQFVVELDPTPVPAGEHEATGTVRGDKPNPPFNSHDWTLESVRALLDHVDPDREVIRGLKDFGWMEVSDACNLTPTCSTMCPTDAIRRTDDADLQFNHEDCVNCGLCEEGCPETAITMHDGLDLSKLPENREGERWETVYDGEMRACIRCGKPFASEGTAEHVAGEVGGLVEGVAPESEHSVFDYCGQCRAVLLFEEGGR from the coding sequence ATGAACGTCGGCGCGTTCGTATGCTCCTGTGCAGATACGTGCGATATCGACCTCGAAGGCGTTCGAGACGGCGTCGGTGACGTCGAGGTGGTCGCCAGTTCGTCACACCTCTGTGACGACGGCCTTCCGGCGATGGCCCACCTCATCGAGGAGTACGACCTCGACCAACTCCTCGTGACGACGCCCGAGAAACGCTGTCAGGACGCTGTCCGGGAGACGGCCGTCGAAGCGGGACTCCATCCCGAGGCGACTGCCTTCGTCGACCACCGCGAGGGGGCCGCCTGGGTCCACGACAGCGACGCCGCGACGGAGAAGACCGCCCGCCTGCTGAACGCTCGGCGGGAGGGACTCGACTACGAACCGATTTCGCGAACCGTCTCCCGCGAGGCGGGCGACGCCGTCGCCGTCGTCGGTGACGCCGAGACGGCCGCGGCCCTCGCCGACACCGCCGACGTGACGCTCGTCGCCAACGGCGCGGATTTCGACGACGCCGACGCCGACTTCGACCGCGTCTCCCTCGCCCGGGGCCGTGTCGTCGATGTCGTCGGCGAGTACGGCGATTTCGAACTCGAACTCAGCGCCCGCGTCACCGAGGACTGCATCTCCTGTATGGACTGCGTGCGCGAGGGTCCGGACGGCATGGTGACGCGTCGCCCCGTCGACATCGACCCCGACGCCCCCGACGGGGAGTGGGCCGACTGCTGTCCCGTCGACGCCATCGACCTCGACGGCGTGACCCGGACAATCGAGGCCGATCAGGTGATCTTCCCCGGGGCGACCGGCACGGCCCGCGGTGGACAGATCGGTCTCTACACCGGCCCGGTCGACGGCGCCACCATCGCTGCCGTCGAGGATCTGCTCGGCGGCGTCCGGAAGCCCCAACATCTCGACCTCGACATGGACGTCTGTGCGTCCGGCGAGTCGAGTCAGATGGGCTGTAACGCCTGCGTCGACGCCTGTCCCCACGACGCGGTCGACCGACCGTACGTCGACGAGGTGTCGTTCGATCCGGTCGCCTGCCAGGACTGTGGCGCCTGCACGAGTTCCTGCCCCACTGGTGCTGTCCAGCTTCGCGACGCCTCGAACGAGCGCATCGCCCGCGAAGTCGAGACGCTTCTGGACCCCGGTACCGACGACGGCGGCGGTCTTCTCGGCGGCCTCCGCGACGACGCAGCCATCGAGACGCCCGTCGTCGCCTTCGTCTGCTCGGAACGCGCCGACGACGCCCTCCGTCGCTACGGCCGCCTCGCCCGCGAGGACGACGACGTGCGCTATCCGCCGATCCTCCCGGTCAACGTCAACTGCACCGACACCGTTGGCGAGGCTCACATCATGCACGCCCTCGCCGCGGGCGCCGACGGCGTCGCCATCGTCGGCTGTGGTGGCGACTGCCTCCACTCCGGTCCCGATCCGAAGGCCGAACTCGTCCGCCGACTCGACCGCGCGAACGGTGATCTCGGCCTCGGCCAACGGGTCACCTTCCTCGCGCCCGACCCCGCCGAGCCGCGGGCGTTCGTCGAGGACCTCTCCCAGTTCGTCGTCGAACTCGATCCGACGCCGGTGCCCGCGGGCGAACACGAGGCGACCGGCACGGTCCGGGGCGACAAGCCGAACCCGCCGTTCAACAGCCACGACTGGACGCTGGAGAGCGTTCGTGCCCTTCTGGACCACGTCGACCCCGACCGCGAGGTGATACGGGGCCTGAAGGACTTCGGCTGGATGGAGGTGTCCGACGCCTGCAACCTCACGCCGACCTGCTCGACCATGTGTCCCACCGACGCCATCCGCCGGACCGACGACGCGGACCTCCAGTTCAACCACGAGGACTGCGTCAACTGCGGCCTCTGTGAGGAGGGCTGTCCGGAGACGGCCATCACCATGCACGACGGTCTCGACCTCTCGAAACTCCCCGAAAACCGCGAGGGAGAGCGCTGGGAGACGGTGTACGACGGCGAGATGCGCGCCTGTATCCGGTGTGGCAAACCCTTCGCAAGCGAGGGGACCGCGGAACACGTCGCCGGGGAAGTCGGCGGCCTGGTCGAGGGCGTCGCCCCCGAATCCGAACACAGCGTCTTCGACTACTGCGGGCAGTGTCGTGCCGTACTCCTCTTCGAGGAGGGGGGTCGCTGA
- a CDS encoding TorD/DmsD family molecular chaperone, translating to MDERALYEARLELVDFLVEVLHDVPDEAFVERLLSGDVRTPDGEVNEPLDRGFDALDTFVEEHQGYDVSAVRDALEREYTRLLVGPRPPVIAHETYYREDADYLGEGVAEVEASYGAAGWAPPEEYPEENDFVAVELAFLRHLIEEQRRGADEAVGFERVFLDEHALTWVDAFTDDLREGTDSRFYVAVADIYAGTLRFEDELVAGLL from the coding sequence ATGGACGAACGGGCCCTCTACGAGGCGCGACTGGAGCTCGTGGACTTCCTCGTCGAGGTGCTTCACGACGTTCCCGACGAGGCGTTCGTCGAGCGCCTGCTCTCCGGCGACGTTCGCACGCCCGACGGCGAGGTGAACGAGCCGCTCGACCGGGGTTTCGACGCCCTCGACACCTTCGTCGAGGAGCACCAGGGGTACGACGTTTCGGCGGTCCGGGACGCACTCGAACGGGAGTACACGCGCCTGCTCGTCGGGCCGCGGCCGCCCGTCATCGCCCACGAAACCTACTATCGAGAGGACGCAGACTACCTCGGCGAGGGGGTCGCCGAGGTGGAGGCGAGCTACGGGGCCGCCGGCTGGGCGCCGCCGGAGGAGTATCCCGAAGAGAACGACTTCGTCGCCGTCGAACTCGCCTTCCTCCGGCACCTGATCGAGGAACAGCGCCGGGGCGCCGACGAAGCCGTCGGCTTCGAACGCGTCTTCCTCGACGAACACGCGCTGACCTGGGTCGACGCTTTCACCGACGACTTGCGCGAAGGGACGGACAGTCGGTTCTACGTGGCTGTCGCCGACATCTACGCGGGAACGCTCCGGTTTGAGGACGAACTCGTCGCCGGACTGCTCTAG
- a CDS encoding DUF7405 family protein yields MTSRRSALARLGAVAGTLGLSGCAQFLGSASRSGTDLPPNPHADALPNRQFVQNPYLDTDDAGNDLQARYRRLLFLTLDVEPSSSAARTVERGMRTIEAAYDWRADGLFHVLAWGTDYFRRIGKLNAAPISKPEVISRTDDPDLLEFDAVLVLESDVPSQLTAVQNAMFRSSETLNGEPVDHPLGDVFRIAEVRTGFLGEGLPARHADVEGIPAGALSQDDPTFMGFFSDRQGTQASEDFVTIPDGRFAGGTTLHVSHLTQSLDTWWEGLDDAGRVARMFSPEFDPADIPDFTDDVPFSDAVRDHARKFGVVGHHEKVAQVRRDGEPIILRRDFNTTDGDHAGVHFLSFQRRLAHFRATRRAMNGWYVRDDSEAITDRENNGILNFIDVQSRANFYVPPRDRRAFPLY; encoded by the coding sequence ATGACATCCCGACGATCGGCACTCGCACGCCTGGGCGCGGTTGCCGGGACGCTCGGGCTTTCGGGGTGTGCGCAGTTTCTCGGCTCCGCCAGCCGTAGCGGAACCGACCTCCCGCCGAACCCACACGCCGACGCCCTCCCGAACCGGCAGTTCGTCCAGAACCCGTACCTCGACACCGACGACGCCGGAAACGACCTGCAGGCACGGTACCGACGGCTCCTCTTTCTCACCCTCGACGTCGAGCCGTCGTCGTCGGCCGCGCGGACGGTCGAACGCGGTATGCGAACGATCGAAGCGGCCTACGACTGGCGTGCGGACGGGCTGTTTCACGTCCTCGCCTGGGGCACCGACTACTTCCGCCGGATCGGCAAACTGAACGCGGCTCCCATCTCGAAACCGGAGGTGATCTCCCGGACCGACGACCCCGACCTCCTCGAGTTCGACGCCGTCCTCGTCCTCGAGAGCGACGTGCCCTCGCAGTTGACCGCCGTCCAGAACGCCATGTTCCGGTCGAGCGAGACGCTGAACGGCGAACCCGTCGATCATCCCCTCGGCGACGTGTTCCGGATCGCGGAGGTGCGGACGGGCTTTCTCGGCGAGGGCTTGCCCGCCCGCCACGCCGACGTGGAGGGCATCCCGGCCGGCGCGCTCTCCCAGGACGACCCCACGTTCATGGGCTTTTTTTCCGATCGGCAGGGGACCCAGGCCAGCGAGGACTTCGTCACCATCCCCGACGGGCGGTTCGCGGGCGGCACGACACTCCACGTCTCACATCTGACACAGAGCCTCGATACGTGGTGGGAGGGACTGGACGACGCCGGCCGCGTCGCGCGGATGTTCTCCCCGGAGTTCGACCCCGCCGACATTCCCGACTTCACCGACGACGTCCCCTTCAGCGACGCCGTGCGCGACCACGCCCGGAAGTTCGGCGTGGTCGGACACCACGAGAAAGTCGCGCAGGTGCGTCGCGACGGCGAGCCGATCATCCTCCGCCGGGATTTCAACACGACCGACGGCGACCACGCCGGCGTTCACTTCCTCTCCTTCCAGCGGAGGCTGGCGCATTTCCGTGCCACCCGGCGAGCGATGAACGGGTGGTACGTGCGGGACGACAGCGAGGCGATCACCGACCGCGAGAACAACGGCATCCTCAACTTCATCGACGTGCAGTCGCGGGCGAACTTCTACGTTCCCCCGCGTGACCGACGCGCCTTCCCGCTGTACTGA